atagatagagacagacagaagAGATTTTTAGAATGGCCAGATTATAAGATGTCTGTATCACACTACAAAAATTAAATTGCCTCTAAAGCAGGGAATTGTCTACCACATTCTTCGTGAAATGAGTTTGAGATTCATCAAGGAATGTTTCAgccctgtaaaaaacaaacaaaaaacaaaaaaacacaagtgctCCTCCTGTGAGTTCTGGCATTGGGTTAGTATGGATATAGGCCTCTCACCAATAATGATTTTGCCGAGTACATACTTGAAGCTGCTGGTTAAAATGACATTTCCTGGATTGGTAGAGCTGCAAACTACACATTCTCAACAATACttgataataatttatttttataacattaaaatgacatCACCATGACGCTGTGATAAGATTGCTTTTAAACACTTGGAATATCAATGTCAGATTATTTTAGTAGCAATCACTTATTGAGCAGATTTTGTTCTCTGGCACTGCAAGGCAATCTGTTACCACCAATTAAAAGGTCAACTTCCAAATCCTTCTCAGATAGGGCATTATAGATTAAACATTTTGATTCTACCTTTAACATCCAAGAGGCTGACACTGCAAAAAAAGGAAAGTTACACTTTTACTAATCACCTTTACTGTATGAGGAAAATGTAAATCTGCCCTTTTTCATGTGCATTACTtgctggtaaaaaaataaataaaaaagaggattaGACTACAGTATAGGACTACAGTATAGTATAGGTGCATATCGTTCATTTGCCTGTTTTCCTGAAATAATCAGCTTTCTTACTTTATATATCAAAAACTCTGTTTTTGACTTGCttattctttgtattttattacatataaGGAGCATCTAACAGTACAGAGTGGTAGAGTTACATTAGCCTGTGGCATTTAAAGTTACAGCTTTGAGCTAGTCTGCCCAAGCCAGCCTTCCTTTTGTGAAGAATTCACAAAAAAGGCAGCTTCTCAGCCTCACCTGAAATGGGAATACATTCTCACTCCGGCTCATGCTCTCCTCCATCCAGGATTTCGGGGTAAAGCCTGGGCTTGTCCTGGAATACTTCTGTGATGGCATATGGCTGTTTGGGAATGTCTTCTTTAAGGGGGAGATGGAGTTAATGGGTGTCATCCCACCGTTGAGGCCCCTGCGGTAATCCCGACCCTGGGAACCTCCCCAGCCACCATACCCACCACCAGGGCTCCAAGAAGTGGAGGACGGGGTAGGTGAGGGGCTTTGGTAGCTGCCCCACGGAGAGGGCGGCTTACTGAGATTGTTGCCCAAATGTGGCAACTGGTTAAAAGCAGCATTCCTGTGTGGAAAAGGGGGAGGGTGGGGGCTAGCAGGAGACCTCCTGTGCTGTTGATGTTGGTTGTGAGGGTGCTGGAAATGTGGATGAGGTGGGTGATGCTGTGAAAGGGGTCCGATCTGTTGGGAAAAGTTGCCTCCGAAGCCGGGGCTAACATGGTGTGGGAAATTCTGAAACAGCAGAGGCCCATTATTAGCAGAGGCAGCAGGGTTAAAAAAACTAACATCTTCATTAATGACTGCGGAAGGGGAGGGCTGTATGGCCGCTGACCAGTTATTAAAACCGGTCAGAGAGGAAGTAGAAGAGGTGGTGGACTGTGCAGCAGTCCCGAGCACTGAAGTCTCTTGATAATCAAATCCTGTCAAAATTGGGGACTCAATTCTTAATTTCTCCTTCCCATTGCTGTTTTCTGGGGAGCCATTTTCCCCTTTATTTTCCTCTGGTCTTGCCTTTTCAAGATCAGCTATGATACCTGTTTCCTGATGACTGGGAGATAGCTGCTGTCTTTCTGGTGTTTCTTGTATTTCCTGTTGCTGCTGTTGGGCTTTGGATTTTTCAGAACCCAGAATTTCATCTTGCATGTTGCTGTGGGTGGTTGCTGCTGGAAAGAGCCAAGCTGATCCACCATTACTGCCATTGGCAGCCGTGTTATTTATAAAAGCAGTCGAACTTGCTGATGcattttgatgatgatgatgtggaGGTTGCAGATGTGGATGAAATCTTACTGGGAAAGCCGATTTATTACCAGTGTTATTTTGTACTAAGACTCCAAACCCGTAATCCCCCATTTATCTTTTCCAAAATATTATTCCCACAAGACagtatttttgttcagtttctttttccCCCCTAGAAGAAAAAcgaaaaatattatttaattataagcAGCTCCAAATTCAATTAGGTACTTACTATTTGATTTGTTACCGGTAAGCAAATGTCTAGCAATGGCGCATTAAATCCGATATCGTTTTCTGTCGTGTTATTTAAACATAACAGTTGTTGTCACACAGAAACGCAGTTTTACTATCCTAATTTTAGCCTTGATACATTTACATAGAATGAGATGTCGATTTTACAAAAAAGTACATTGCATTTACAGACATTTACATAACTAGATTTTCTTGGCTACAATTTTGTgtacaagtttgttttttgttttttaaaatcaatattaagAAATAATCAGTACCTTTtcgtgttttctttatttttaagcaaACACCTTATCCTGACACGCCATAAATAAAGGAAAATTTTGATGACGTCTTCTGTTTGTTCAGGATTTGGGCCAGTTTTTCTCCACAGAAATAAATAACGAAAACGCTTACATAAATATCTTATCAgactatttgttttaaaaacccaATGTTTCTGTAAAAGACACTTCTTTCTCCTTCTTTGactcctttttttatataaatgcgaCGCCTCTGACGAGTCCGTTCCAAATGCAAACTACAAATCCGTGatgttttttttgctgctgtacTGCTTTCTTATAATAtaggatttatttaaatatttccgTCTTCCCTAGTGCTGACTTCTCAATGACGCAGCCGTATCTTATCgtattttttaactattttaaaaacataaattacgTCATCGGCCGGTCCCTGAATTCACTCAAATCTAGTGTTCACATGGAAATATTAATGTACAGATTTTATGCTACTCTGTTGGtttcattttctatttgtatatttctctgttttttttgttttttttctctttattctCCGTTTCTTTACCGCTGCCCTTCTCCTGAGAACCGACCGCAGCTAAATGACAGCCAGACGAGCCGAGAGACACTTCCGGCTAAAGCCTTCCCCTCCTCAAGCCACACCCACCAAGGTCACTCGGTACCGCC
The Polyodon spathula isolate WHYD16114869_AA chromosome 22, ASM1765450v1, whole genome shotgun sequence genome window above contains:
- the LOC121296885 gene encoding cytoplasmic polyadenylation element-binding protein 4-like isoform X3; the encoded protein is MGDYGFGVLVQNNTGNKSAFPVRFHPHLQPPHHHHQNASASSTAFINNTAANGSNGGSAWLFPAATTHSNMQDEILGSEKSKAQQQQQEIQETPERQQLSPSHQETGIIADLEKARPEENKGENGSPENSNGKEKLRIESPILTGFDYQETSVLGTAAQSTTSSTSSLTGFNNWSAAIQPSPSAVINEDVSFFNPAASANNGPLLFQNFPHHVSPGFGGNFSQQIGPLSQHHPPHPHFQHPHNQHQQHRRSPASPHPPPFPHRNAAFNQLPHLGNNLSKPPSPWGSYQSPSPTPSSTSWSPGGGYGGWGGSQGRDYRRGLNGGMTPINSISPLKKTFPNSHMPSQKYSRTSPGFTPKSWMEESMSRSENVFPFQERTRSFDGFNMHSLENSLIDIMRAEQDSLKARTYGRRRGHSSLFPMEDGFPDDDRAEQGLTGLGSPHCFPHQNGERVERYSRKVFVGGLPPDIDEDEITASFRRFGHLFVDWPHKAESKSYFPPKGYAFLLFQDESSVQTLIDACIEEDGKLYLCVSSPTIKDKPVQIRPWNLNDSDFVMDGSQPLDPRKTIFVGGVPRPLRAVELAMIMDRLYGGVCYAGIDTDPELKYPKGAGRVAFSNQQSYIAAISARFVQLQHGEIDKRVEVKPYVLDDQLCDECQGTRCGGKFAPFFCANVTCLQYYCEYCWAAIHARAGREFHKPLVKEGGDRPRHISFRWN
- the LOC121296885 gene encoding cytoplasmic polyadenylation element-binding protein 4-like isoform X4 produces the protein MGDYGFGVLVQNNTGNKSAFPVRFHPHLQPPHHHHQNASASSTAFINNTAANGSNGGSAWLFPAATTHSNMQDEILGSEKSKAQQQQQEIQETPERQQLSPSHQETGIIADLEKARPEENKGENGSPENSNGKEKLRIESPILTGFDYQETSVLGTAAQSTTSSTSSLTGFNNWSAAIQPSPSAVINEDVSFFNPAASANNGPLLFQNFPHHVSPGFGGNFSQQIGPLSQHHPPHPHFQHPHNQHQQHRRSPASPHPPPFPHRNAAFNQLPHLGNNLSKPPSPWGSYQSPSPTPSSTSWSPGGGYGGWGGSQGRDYRRGLNGGMTPINSISPLKKTFPNSHMPSQKYSRTSPGFTPKSWMEESMSRSENVFPFQERTRSFDGFNMHSLENSLIDIMRAEQDSLKGHSSLFPMEDGFPDDDRAEQGLTGLGSPHCFPHQNGERVERYSRKVFVGGLPPDIDEDEITASFRRFGHLFVDWPHKAESKSYFPPKGYAFLLFQDESSVQTLIDACIEEDGKLYLCVSSPTIKDKPVQIRPWNLNDSDFVMDGSQPLDPRKTIFVGGVPRPLRAVELAMIMDRLYGGVCYAGIDTDPELKYPKGAGRVAFSNQQSYIAAISARFVQLQHGEIDKRVEVKPYVLDDQLCDECQGTRCGGKFAPFFCANVTCLQYYCEYCWAAIHARAGREFHKPLVKEGGDRPRHISFRWN
- the LOC121296885 gene encoding cytoplasmic polyadenylation element-binding protein 4-like isoform X1; this encodes MGDYGFGVLVQNNTGNKSAFPVRFHPHLQPPHHHHQNASASSTAFINNTAANGSNGGSAWLFPAATTHSNMQDEILGSEKSKAQQQQQEIQETPERQQLSPSHQETGIIADLEKARPEENKGENGSPENSNGKEKLRIESPILTGFDYQETSVLGTAAQSTTSSTSSLTGFNNWSAAIQPSPSAVINEDVSFFNPAASANNGPLLFQNFPHHVSPGFGGNFSQQIGPLSQHHPPHPHFQHPHNQHQQHRRSPASPHPPPFPHRNAAFNQLPHLGNNLSKPPSPWGSYQSPSPTPSSTSWSPGGGYGGWGGSQGRDYRRGLNGGMTPINSISPLKKTFPNSHMPSQKYSRTSPGFTPKSWMEESMSRSENVFPFQERTRSFDGFNMHSLENSLIDIMRAEQDSLKGRLGFSHPGADSPLPINARTYGRRRGHSSLFPMEDGFPDDDRAEQGLTGLGSPHCFPHQNGERVERYSRKVFVGGLPPDIDEDEITASFRRFGHLFVDWPHKAESKSYFPPKGYAFLLFQDESSVQTLIDACIEEDGKLYLCVSSPTIKDKPVQIRPWNLNDSDFVMDGSQPLDPRKTIFVGGVPRPLRAVELAMIMDRLYGGVCYAGIDTDPELKYPKGAGRVAFSNQQSYIAAISARFVQLQHGEIDKRVEVKPYVLDDQLCDECQGTRCGGKFAPFFCANVTCLQYYCEYCWAAIHARAGREFHKPLVKEGGDRPRHISFRWN
- the LOC121296885 gene encoding cytoplasmic polyadenylation element-binding protein 4-like isoform X2; its protein translation is MGDYGFGVLVQNNTGNKSAFPVRFHPHLQPPHHHHQNASASSTAFINNTAANGSNGGSAWLFPAATTHSNMQDEILGSEKSKAQQQQQEIQETPERQQLSPSHQETGIIADLEKARPEENKGENGSPENSNGKEKLRIESPILTGFDYQETSVLGTAAQSTTSSTSSLTGFNNWSAAIQPSPSAVINEDVSFFNPAASANNGPLLFQNFPHHVSPGFGGNFSQQIGPLSQHHPPHPHFQHPHNQHQQHRRSPASPHPPPFPHRNAAFNQLPHLGNNLSKPPSPWGSYQSPSPTPSSTSWSPGGGYGGWGGSQGRDYRRGLNGGMTPINSISPLKKTFPNSHMPSQKYSRTSPGFTPKSWMEESMSRSENVFPFQERTRSFDGFNMHSLENSLIDIMRAEQDSLKGRLGFSHPGADSPLPINGHSSLFPMEDGFPDDDRAEQGLTGLGSPHCFPHQNGERVERYSRKVFVGGLPPDIDEDEITASFRRFGHLFVDWPHKAESKSYFPPKGYAFLLFQDESSVQTLIDACIEEDGKLYLCVSSPTIKDKPVQIRPWNLNDSDFVMDGSQPLDPRKTIFVGGVPRPLRAVELAMIMDRLYGGVCYAGIDTDPELKYPKGAGRVAFSNQQSYIAAISARFVQLQHGEIDKRVEVKPYVLDDQLCDECQGTRCGGKFAPFFCANVTCLQYYCEYCWAAIHARAGREFHKPLVKEGGDRPRHISFRWN